The bacterium genome includes a window with the following:
- the ruvB gene encoding Holliday junction branch migration DNA helicase RuvB: MENKLPTEEFTVDSILRPTSWGDYVGQEKTKQNLRIILEAAKKRDEACDHLLFYGQAGLGKTTLAHLVAKELGANIKITSGPALEKMGDLAAVLTNLERNDVLFIDEAHRLNKSIEEVLYPAMEARKLHLIVGKGPAARMLSLDLPPFTLIAATTRPSLLSGPLRSRFGASFKLDYYEMPDIEEIIKRSAKVLNLNIDAEAVRMIAVASRFTPRVANRLLKRVRDYSEVHSVPVIDKEVAKKTLNMLEIDELGLEPQDRRLLETIIKKFNGGPVGAATLAAALNDDRGNVEDVYEPYLMSVGLLARTPAGRVVTAEAYKHLGISVPASLLES; encoded by the coding sequence ATGGAAAACAAATTGCCGACTGAAGAATTTACAGTTGATTCTATTTTACGCCCGACCAGCTGGGGGGATTATGTTGGGCAGGAAAAAACGAAGCAAAACTTAAGAATTATCCTTGAGGCCGCTAAAAAACGCGACGAAGCCTGCGACCACCTTCTTTTTTATGGGCAGGCCGGACTAGGGAAAACCACGCTGGCGCATCTGGTTGCGAAAGAGTTGGGAGCGAATATAAAAATCACCTCCGGGCCGGCTTTGGAGAAAATGGGAGACTTGGCGGCCGTGCTTACTAACCTCGAAAGGAACGATGTTCTATTTATCGATGAAGCGCATCGGCTGAATAAATCTATTGAGGAGGTTTTGTATCCGGCGATGGAGGCCCGCAAGCTTCATTTAATAGTCGGTAAAGGGCCGGCCGCGAGGATGCTTAGTTTGGACCTTCCTCCGTTCACTTTGATTGCCGCTACCACCAGACCTAGTCTGCTTTCGGGGCCTCTCCGCTCCCGTTTCGGCGCGTCCTTCAAGTTGGACTATTACGAAATGCCGGATATAGAAGAAATTATTAAACGTTCGGCAAAGGTTCTGAATTTGAATATCGATGCGGAGGCGGTTCGGATGATTGCCGTTGCTTCTCGTTTCACCCCACGCGTAGCCAATCGGTTATTGAAGCGTGTCCGGGATTATTCCGAAGTGCACTCCGTGCCGGTGATCGATAAGGAGGTAGCAAAGAAAACTTTAAATATGCTGGAGATTGATGAACTGGGCTTGGAGCCGCAAGACCGCCGTCTTTTGGAAACAATTATCAAAAAATTCAATGGCGGTCCCGTTGGCGCGGCAACTTTGGCGGCGGCTCTTAATGATGACCGCGGCAACGTAGAAGATGTTTACGAGCCTTACTTAATGAGTGTGGGATTATTGGCGCGCACTCCCGCTGGCCGCGTAGTCACCGCCGAGGCCTATAAGCATTTGGGTATTTCTGTGCCGGCTTCTTTACTTGAGTCATGA
- the tsaE gene encoding tRNA (adenosine(37)-N6)-threonylcarbamoyltransferase complex ATPase subunit type 1 TsaE — protein MRIVSKKLSDTHQLAEKIAKDILKSGPHKDHARVVALVGDLGAGKTAFAQGFAKALGIKRRLPSPTFLIFRKYPLEVVGYKFLYHVDVYRLSDAGELDVLDFDKILADPTNIVLVEWADKIKNILPRDSVWVYFVHGKKENERTIAIRNK, from the coding sequence ATGAGAATTGTTTCTAAAAAATTATCCGACACTCATCAGCTGGCCGAGAAGATTGCTAAGGATATATTGAAATCTGGCCCGCACAAAGACCATGCTCGCGTGGTGGCATTAGTTGGAGATTTGGGCGCGGGTAAGACGGCCTTCGCGCAGGGATTTGCTAAGGCGCTCGGTATCAAACGGCGCTTACCTAGTCCGACGTTTTTAATTTTCCGGAAATACCCGTTAGAAGTTGTTGGTTATAAGTTTCTATATCACGTTGATGTTTACCGATTGTCTGACGCAGGAGAGTTGGATGTATTGGATTTCGATAAGATTTTAGCCGACCCGACTAATATTGTGTTGGTGGAGTGGGCCGACAAGATAAAAAATATCTTGCCGAGAGATTCCGTTTGGGTTTATTTCGTTCACGGCAAGAAAGAGAACGAAAGAACGATTGCAATAAGAAATAAATAG
- a CDS encoding 5'-3' exonuclease H3TH domain-containing protein has protein sequence MKTLLLIDSNALIHRFFHALPPFTAPDGSPTNAVYGLSNTLFKIITEQKPDYIAASLDTPEPTFRDKEYAEYKAGRAETSSDLIPQLKKAPLVYEVFGVRSFAIPGFEADDLIGSFVEMFKDEPDLKIVILSGDRDVLQLVEGEKVVGQLFKTGITETVIYDEKAVIEKFGIGPKQLPDYKGFVGDQSDNIKGVAGVGPKTAEILLKEFKTIEEVYENISIITPKIAKKIEGKKEEAIFSRRLATIRRDAPVGVSDLESLKVPALDKVKLKTFFQSLGFKSLIEKLEK, from the coding sequence ATGAAAACCCTTCTTCTTATTGATTCCAACGCGCTCATACATCGATTTTTTCACGCCCTCCCGCCGTTCACCGCACCGGACGGTTCACCGACTAATGCAGTCTATGGCTTGTCTAATACTCTTTTCAAAATTATCACCGAGCAGAAGCCGGATTATATCGCCGCATCTCTAGATACCCCAGAGCCGACTTTCCGCGATAAGGAGTATGCCGAATACAAAGCCGGGCGAGCCGAGACTTCTTCTGATTTAATCCCGCAGTTAAAAAAGGCGCCCTTGGTTTATGAAGTTTTTGGCGTCCGCTCTTTTGCCATCCCCGGTTTTGAGGCCGACGACTTAATCGGTTCGTTTGTAGAAATGTTTAAAGACGAGCCCGATTTAAAAATTGTGATTCTTTCCGGCGATCGTGACGTGCTTCAGCTGGTGGAAGGCGAGAAAGTTGTTGGTCAGCTTTTCAAAACAGGAATTACCGAAACCGTTATCTACGACGAAAAAGCGGTCATAGAAAAATTCGGTATCGGACCCAAGCAGTTGCCGGACTATAAGGGATTTGTGGGGGATCAATCCGATAATATCAAAGGCGTCGCGGGAGTGGGCCCGAAGACAGCGGAAATTTTGTTGAAAGAATTTAAAACCATTGAAGAGGTTTATGAAAACATTTCTATTATCACTCCTAAAATCGCAAAAAAAATTGAAGGCAAAAAAGAGGAAGCCATATTCTCCCGCCGCCTAGCGACTATCCGTCGCGACGCCCCTGTTGGCGTGAGCGACTTGGAATCTTTAAAAGTTCCCGCTTTGGATAAAGTAAAGCTAAAAACCTTTTTCCAGTCACTTGGGTTTAAAAGTCTTATTGAGAAGCTAGAAAAATGA
- a CDS encoding DNA polymerase has product MINEAKKIELAQWLLDPDKHQALPDNLIQLEQRLENAGLDIIYRNIELPLVEILGKMHEVGIKLDLEYLKKLDEEIEGELSGSVKKIFKEAGGEFNINSPKQLSEILFGKLKINPAGVPKRKTGAYSTDAETLNKLSKEHAIVDSILKYRELYKLQSTYVRPLQELADKNGRVHTTFVQTAASTGRLSSHEPNLQNIPVVSEWGKRIRQGFIADKGKSFLALDYSQIELRVLAAVSGDESMIDAFKKNWDIHKLTASKVYDVPLEKVTPEMRTVAKTMNFGVIYGMGPQAFSQLSGLPFLEAKRFIDEYFADFKAVKIWQEKTIIEARKTGFVENLNGRKRFLPGINHPNKRFSSEAERAAINMPIQGLAADIIKLAMIRADKLISSKKLGERVRMLLTIHDELIFEVDDKDIKEVESLIKKEMEEAYDLKSVSLKVDSASGKNWAEL; this is encoded by the coding sequence ATGATTAACGAAGCGAAAAAAATTGAATTAGCCCAATGGTTGCTGGATCCCGACAAGCATCAGGCTTTGCCGGATAATTTGATTCAACTTGAGCAGAGATTAGAAAATGCCGGTTTGGATATAATCTATCGGAATATTGAATTACCGTTGGTGGAAATTTTGGGAAAAATGCACGAGGTGGGTATTAAGTTGGATTTAGAGTATTTAAAAAAGCTCGACGAAGAAATTGAGGGCGAACTTTCCGGCTCGGTAAAGAAGATTTTCAAAGAGGCCGGCGGCGAGTTTAATATCAACTCCCCTAAGCAGTTGTCGGAAATTTTATTCGGGAAATTAAAAATTAATCCCGCCGGCGTTCCCAAAAGAAAAACTGGCGCTTATTCCACCGACGCGGAGACTTTGAATAAACTTTCAAAAGAGCACGCGATTGTGGATTCGATTTTGAAATATCGAGAGTTGTACAAACTGCAATCAACATACGTAAGGCCGCTTCAGGAATTAGCGGATAAAAACGGGCGAGTGCACACGACTTTCGTGCAAACAGCCGCCAGCACCGGCCGTTTGAGCTCGCATGAGCCGAATCTGCAGAATATTCCCGTAGTTTCCGAATGGGGGAAGAGGATTCGCCAAGGGTTTATCGCGGATAAAGGAAAAAGTTTTTTGGCTTTGGATTATTCCCAAATTGAGTTGCGAGTTTTAGCGGCGGTATCCGGCGATGAAAGTATGATTGATGCTTTCAAAAAGAATTGGGACATTCACAAGCTCACCGCTTCGAAAGTTTATGACGTGCCGCTGGAGAAAGTTACTCCGGAAATGCGCACGGTGGCAAAGACGATGAACTTCGGCGTGATTTACGGAATGGGCCCGCAGGCTTTCTCGCAGTTGAGCGGCCTGCCTTTTTTGGAAGCCAAGAGATTTATTGATGAATACTTCGCTGATTTCAAAGCCGTGAAAATCTGGCAGGAGAAAACAATCATTGAGGCGCGGAAAACTGGATTTGTGGAAAACTTAAATGGCAGGAAAAGATTTTTGCCAGGAATTAATCATCCCAATAAGCGCTTCTCTTCTGAAGCTGAACGCGCGGCAATTAATATGCCGATTCAGGGATTGGCTGCAGACATTATCAAGTTGGCGATGATTAGGGCGGATAAATTAATTAGTTCCAAAAAACTCGGAGAGCGGGTCCGGATGCTTTTAACTATTCATGACGAGTTGATATTTGAAGTTGATGATAAAGATATAAAGGAAGTAGAAAGCCTGATTAAAAAAGAAATGGAGGAGGCTTATGATTTAAAATCGGTGAGCTTGAAGGTGGACAGCGCTTCGGGTAAAAATTGGGCGGAACTATAA
- the mutM gene encoding DNA-formamidopyrimidine glycosylase, with the protein MPELPEVQTVVNDLNKKIVGRKITGVWFDWPKMIKDPLDQSRTKVAHKHVAVFEGFVKGEKFVEVRRRAKNILIYLTHGKMLLAHLKMTGHLLVGKWRVVSRKVVPLWPKAIVEDPYNKYIHLIFYLDNGQMLGFSDLRKFAKIIAGPIEVIENLPELVRLGPEPLEKSFTYEKMVEVIKPEHRKIKQVLLDPEVIAGIGNIYSDDILWKAKINPFRPANKLKEPELKNIYKAIKEVLTKAVKLRGTSTSDFRDTAGLEGGYTEYRSVYGREDEPCPRCGTGIVRKKIGGRSAHFCPKCQTMK; encoded by the coding sequence ATGCCAGAGCTACCGGAAGTCCAAACGGTTGTTAATGACCTGAATAAGAAAATTGTGGGCCGGAAAATTACCGGTGTCTGGTTTGACTGGCCGAAGATGATTAAAGACCCGCTGGATCAATCGAGGACCAAAGTTGCCCACAAACACGTGGCGGTTTTTGAGGGTTTTGTGAAAGGTGAAAAATTTGTGGAAGTTCGCCGCCGCGCGAAAAATATTTTGATTTATCTTACTCACGGGAAAATGCTTTTGGCTCATCTGAAAATGACCGGGCATCTCCTTGTTGGTAAGTGGCGAGTCGTTAGTCGTAAAGTCGTGCCGTTATGGCCCAAGGCCATCGTAGAGGATCCGTACAACAAATATATTCATCTGATTTTTTATTTAGATAACGGCCAGATGCTCGGCTTTTCCGATTTGCGGAAATTCGCCAAAATTATTGCCGGGCCAATAGAAGTTATAGAAAATCTTCCGGAATTAGTTCGGCTTGGCCCAGAGCCGCTAGAAAAAAGTTTTACTTATGAAAAGATGGTAGAGGTAATCAAACCAGAGCATCGAAAAATCAAGCAGGTTCTACTGGATCCGGAAGTCATCGCCGGGATTGGAAATATTTATTCCGACGACATTTTATGGAAAGCAAAAATTAATCCTTTCCGGCCGGCAAATAAATTAAAAGAACCGGAATTAAAGAATATTTATAAAGCGATTAAAGAAGTGCTGACAAAAGCCGTGAAATTGCGTGGCACTTCTACCAGCGATTTTCGCGACACTGCCGGCCTAGAAGGAGGTTATACTGAATATAGAAGTGTTTATGGGCGAGAAGACGAACCCTGCCCAAGGTGCGGCACTGGGATTGTGCGCAAGAAGATTGGTGGTCGCTCAGCGCATTTTTGCCCTAAGTGCCAAACTATGAAATAA
- the rpsT gene encoding 30S ribosomal protein S20, whose product MPITRSAKKAWRQSQSRRTRNVSQKKTLKEAVKAYKKTPSAELLSVVFQQLDKAAKVNVLKKNTASRLKSRLSAKLTAKS is encoded by the coding sequence ATGCCAATCACCCGTTCAGCCAAAAAAGCTTGGAGGCAGAGTCAGAGCCGCAGAACGCGGAATGTCTCCCAAAAGAAAACCTTGAAAGAGGCTGTTAAGGCTTACAAAAAAACTCCTTCTGCTGAACTCCTTTCCGTTGTATTCCAACAACTGGATAAAGCCGCCAAGGTAAACGTTTTAAAAAAGAACACCGCTTCTCGCTTAAAGTCCCGACTATCGGCTAAATTAACTGCTAAGAGCTAA
- a CDS encoding GtrA family protein, with amino-acid sequence MTGVATKKDYYLVSIIGLLFGAFALPILENLQPPQWELTLASGAVTIIGFFLFANFSMWIAGLIGLRSPTMFQFAKYGAAGALSAFIDLGILNIFSLIFKVYSGPLIILFNSVGFLIATTNAYFWNRLWAFKKEGERPNLKEYSRFICVTFTGLLLNTGIVYLMTSVIGAPEGMGEPLWENISKFTAIVPNVMWNFVGYKFIIFKP; translated from the coding sequence ATGACTGGAGTCGCCACAAAAAAAGACTACTATCTGGTATCGATCATCGGCTTACTCTTCGGAGCTTTCGCCCTGCCAATTCTAGAAAACCTGCAGCCACCTCAATGGGAACTAACCTTGGCCAGCGGCGCGGTAACTATTATTGGATTTTTCTTGTTCGCTAATTTTTCAATGTGGATTGCCGGACTGATTGGTTTGCGGTCTCCGACGATGTTCCAGTTCGCCAAATACGGAGCAGCGGGAGCCTTAAGCGCGTTTATCGACTTGGGTATTTTGAATATTTTCAGCCTTATTTTTAAAGTTTATTCCGGCCCGCTGATTATTCTTTTTAATTCCGTCGGGTTTTTAATCGCCACCACCAACGCCTACTTTTGGAACCGCTTATGGGCTTTCAAGAAAGAGGGCGAGCGGCCAAATTTGAAAGAATATTCTCGGTTCATCTGTGTAACCTTCACCGGATTACTGTTAAACACAGGAATCGTCTATTTAATGACTTCTGTGATTGGAGCCCCCGAAGGAATGGGTGAGCCATTATGGGAAAACATCTCCAAATTCACCGCCATCGTCCCGAATGTGATGTGGAATTTTGTAGGATATAAATTCATTATCTTTAAGCCATAG
- the uvrB gene encoding excinuclease ABC subunit UvrB, producing MFKLISNFSPKGDQMQAIEKLTRGLESGAKHQTLLGVTGSGKTFTMASVIEKTGLPTIIISPNKILAAQLYQEFKQFFPNHAVHYFVSYYDYYQPEAFMPQTKTYIQKDARINAEIDKLRHSAIQAVLARKDAIVIASVSCIYGVGDPNEYQNARLELKTGQIIDPKDLTRHLNLLQYEKNNASPLLGQFSFEKNIARIHLVTDEIFEIAFEKRKIISIKKIDPKSSVISQQSLVGMSIYPAKFWVTPQHKLNLALENIKNELDDRVEQLQSANKFEEATRLEKKTNFDMDMLKKKGYVNGVENYSRHLSFREPGEPPTTLLDYFPKPFLLFIDESHIAVPQLNAMQESDRRRKMNLINYGFRLPSALDNRPLTFAEFNAKINQTIYVSATPGPYELQMGPAVEQLLRPTGILDPEIQIRPAKNQVLHLVGEIRKRIAKNERVLALTLTKRSAEDLTEYLLEQGIKTQYLHSEIKTLERPKVLQALRRGDIDVVVGINLLREGLDLPEVSLVAILDADREGFLRNYRGLIQMAGRAARSINGKVIFYADFLTDSIKKTMLETLRRRKVQEKFNKKMGLHPMAINKPIVEEELAKNAMEV from the coding sequence ATGTTTAAGCTAATATCTAATTTTTCGCCGAAAGGGGACCAAATGCAGGCCATTGAGAAGCTGACCCGCGGCCTGGAATCTGGCGCAAAACACCAGACTCTTTTGGGCGTGACGGGTTCCGGCAAGACCTTCACGATGGCTTCAGTTATAGAAAAAACCGGCCTGCCTACTATTATCATCTCGCCCAACAAAATATTGGCCGCTCAACTTTATCAGGAGTTCAAACAATTTTTCCCTAATCACGCCGTCCATTATTTCGTTTCTTACTACGACTACTATCAACCCGAGGCCTTTATGCCGCAAACGAAAACTTATATCCAAAAAGATGCGCGCATCAACGCGGAGATAGACAAACTACGCCACTCGGCCATTCAGGCGGTACTCGCCCGCAAAGACGCCATCGTTATCGCTTCTGTTTCCTGTATTTATGGTGTCGGCGACCCCAATGAATATCAAAACGCCCGGCTGGAACTGAAGACCGGCCAGATTATTGACCCAAAAGACCTGACCCGCCACCTAAATCTTTTGCAGTATGAAAAAAATAATGCCTCGCCACTGCTGGGCCAGTTCTCGTTTGAGAAAAACATCGCCCGCATCCACTTGGTAACCGACGAAATCTTTGAAATCGCCTTTGAAAAAAGAAAAATAATCTCCATTAAAAAAATTGATCCCAAGTCATCAGTCATTAGTCAGCAGTCATTAGTCGGCATGTCTATCTACCCGGCGAAATTCTGGGTAACCCCTCAACACAAGCTCAATCTCGCTCTCGAAAACATTAAAAACGAACTTGATGACCGAGTGGAACAGCTACAATCGGCGAATAAATTTGAAGAGGCCACCCGTCTAGAAAAGAAAACAAATTTTGATATGGATATGCTCAAAAAGAAGGGCTACGTGAACGGCGTGGAGAATTATTCCCGCCACTTGAGCTTCCGCGAGCCGGGCGAGCCACCCACAACTTTGCTGGATTATTTCCCGAAGCCATTTTTACTTTTCATTGATGAATCACATATCGCCGTTCCTCAATTAAATGCTATGCAAGAAAGTGATCGCCGCCGGAAGATGAATCTAATCAACTACGGTTTCCGACTTCCTTCGGCGCTGGATAACCGGCCGCTGACTTTCGCGGAATTCAACGCAAAAATCAACCAGACGATTTACGTCTCTGCCACTCCTGGGCCATATGAATTACAAATGGGTCCGGCTGTTGAGCAGCTATTGAGGCCAACAGGAATTTTAGATCCGGAAATTCAAATCCGCCCGGCAAAGAATCAAGTTCTACATCTTGTTGGGGAAATCAGAAAGCGCATAGCGAAAAATGAGCGCGTGTTGGCTCTGACTCTTACCAAGCGCTCCGCTGAAGATCTTACTGAATATCTTTTGGAGCAAGGAATTAAAACGCAATATCTTCATTCAGAAATTAAAACCTTAGAACGCCCGAAAGTATTGCAAGCGTTACGCCGCGGCGATATTGATGTAGTGGTGGGAATTAATTTGTTGCGCGAAGGCTTGGATTTGCCCGAAGTTAGCTTGGTGGCGATCCTTGATGCCGACCGAGAGGGGTTTTTACGTAACTACCGTGGCCTGATTCAAATGGCCGGTCGTGCCGCCCGCTCAATTAACGGAAAAGTTATTTTCTACGCTGATTTTCTTACTGACTCTATTAAAAAAACAATGTTGGAAACCTTGCGTCGCCGGAAAGTACAGGAAAAATTTAATAAAAAAATGGGGCTACACCCGATGGCCATAAACAAACCAATCGTGGAAGAAGAACTGGCCAAGAACGCGATGGAGGTATAA
- a CDS encoding four helix bundle protein, translating into MAKTINKFTDLIVWQKAHSLMLKIYSLTNLMPKEEKFNITSQIRRSAASASANIAEGFGRYHYQENIQFCRQARGSLEETVNHIIAIRDLKYAPMDECNNLLNNCDEVRLLINGYVNSIKKAQLNDSTSK; encoded by the coding sequence ATGGCTAAAACTATCAACAAATTCACAGACCTGATCGTCTGGCAAAAAGCGCATAGTCTTATGCTAAAAATTTATAGCCTAACAAACCTTATGCCAAAAGAGGAAAAATTTAACATAACCTCCCAAATCAGACGCTCTGCCGCATCAGCTTCTGCAAATATCGCGGAAGGCTTTGGTAGGTATCATTACCAGGAGAATATACAGTTTTGTCGCCAAGCACGCGGCTCTCTGGAAGAAACCGTTAACCACATTATTGCCATCCGAGACTTGAAGTATGCCCCAATGGACGAATGCAATAATCTCCTAAATAACTGTGACGAAGTTCGTCTTTTAATTAACGGGTATGTAAATAGCATAAAGAAAGCCCAACTAAATGACTCAACTTCTAAATAA
- the ruvA gene encoding Holliday junction branch migration protein RuvA, giving the protein MLHSLSGKLVGRKDNFAIIEAAGIGFKVLFAAKTAQSLPQNGSDIKIFCSLYSKENAPFELFGFLNEQELYLFEKLNTVGGIGPKTALSVMGVAQIDQLIAAINAGKTELLTKASGIGKKTAERVILDLKGKLDGGSKETSEQNLNLMESDVELEETLISLGYTRPQAKASLSKINPETKGFKERLKEALKKAKL; this is encoded by the coding sequence ATGTTGCACAGCTTAAGCGGTAAACTAGTCGGACGGAAGGATAATTTCGCAATTATCGAGGCGGCCGGCATCGGATTCAAAGTTTTGTTTGCCGCTAAAACCGCCCAAAGTTTGCCACAAAATGGTTCAGATATCAAGATTTTTTGCTCTCTTTATAGCAAAGAGAATGCCCCGTTTGAATTGTTCGGATTTTTAAACGAACAAGAGTTGTATTTGTTTGAAAAATTAAACACAGTAGGCGGCATCGGACCCAAAACTGCTCTATCGGTGATGGGAGTCGCTCAAATTGATCAATTAATAGCGGCGATTAATGCAGGCAAGACGGAACTTTTGACCAAGGCCTCCGGCATCGGGAAGAAGACGGCCGAGCGGGTGATTTTAGATTTGAAAGGCAAATTAGACGGCGGCAGTAAAGAAACTTCAGAGCAGAATTTGAATTTAATGGAATCTGACGTAGAACTCGAAGAAACTTTAATTAGTCTTGGTTATACTCGTCCGCAGGCTAAGGCATCTCTTTCTAAAATAAACCCCGAGACCAAGGGTTTTAAAGAGCGGCTGAAAGAGGCGTTAAAAAAGGCCAAGTTATGA
- the murE gene encoding UDP-N-acetylmuramyl-tripeptide synthetase, translated as MRFFKSFYHYLLAWAGALIYGFPSRKIFVLGVTGTKGKSTTLELINSILESAGKKTALVSSIRFKVDGETIKNTSGMSMPGRFALQRVLWRAVRAGCQYALVEVTSQGILQHRHRFIDFDAALFTNLQPEHIEAHGSFEKYRDAKVSFFEDVAEYSKKSEKHFFINEGDKSAEYFAACADENSEVVYFSREAFIRRELGGGHESIGDWLSGNFNLENAAAATAFVSSRGIGWDETKKVFQNFSGVPGRLEYVQKAPFSVVIDYAHTPDSLAKVYESLSVGLSSRNKMICVLGAAGGGRDKWKRPAMGKIASEYCGVVVLTNEDPYDENPESIINEIAGGFSRADFDKKEFLKILDRREAIAKAISFAKKGDVVVMTGKGSEDWIHVARGKKIPWSEKKVVEEILRG; from the coding sequence ATGAGATTTTTTAAAAGTTTTTATCACTATCTACTAGCATGGGCTGGCGCCCTGATTTACGGCTTCCCCTCGAGGAAGATTTTCGTTTTGGGAGTCACGGGCACTAAGGGTAAGTCCACCACGCTTGAGTTAATAAATTCCATTTTAGAATCGGCCGGCAAAAAGACCGCGTTGGTTTCTTCTATTCGTTTTAAAGTAGACGGCGAAACAATAAAAAATACTTCCGGCATGTCTATGCCGGGCCGTTTTGCTTTGCAGAGAGTTCTTTGGAGGGCGGTGCGCGCCGGATGCCAGTATGCTTTGGTGGAGGTCACTTCGCAGGGAATTCTTCAGCATCGTCATAGATTTATTGATTTTGATGCGGCACTGTTTACCAATCTTCAGCCGGAGCATATTGAGGCGCATGGTTCGTTTGAGAAATATCGGGACGCGAAGGTGAGTTTTTTTGAAGATGTGGCGGAATATTCAAAAAAATCGGAGAAGCATTTTTTTATCAACGAAGGTGATAAATCCGCCGAGTATTTCGCTGCTTGCGCAGATGAAAATTCGGAGGTGGTCTATTTTAGCAGGGAAGCGTTCATTCGAAGGGAGTTGGGGGGTGGGCACGAATCTATCGGAGATTGGCTTTCCGGAAATTTTAATCTGGAAAATGCCGCCGCCGCCACAGCTTTCGTTTCTTCCCGAGGAATAGGATGGGATGAAACAAAAAAAGTATTCCAGAATTTTAGCGGCGTGCCTGGGCGGCTGGAGTACGTGCAAAAAGCCCCCTTCTCGGTAGTGATTGATTACGCGCACACTCCCGATAGTTTAGCGAAGGTCTATGAGAGTTTATCCGTAGGGTTGAGCAGTAGAAATAAAATGATTTGCGTTTTGGGAGCGGCGGGCGGCGGGCGGGATAAATGGAAACGGCCGGCAATGGGCAAGATTGCTTCCGAATACTGCGGCGTAGTAGTGCTGACTAATGAAGATCCTTATGATGAAAACCCGGAATCAATCATCAATGAGATAGCAGGGGGTTTTTCCCGCGCCGATTTCGACAAAAAAGAATTTTTGAAGATTTTAGATCGCCGCGAGGCAATCGCTAAAGCAATTTCTTTTGCTAAGAAGGGTGATGTGGTCGTGATGACCGGAAAGGGAAGTGAGGATTGGATACACGTAGCGCGTGGGAAGAAGATTCCGTGGAGTGAAAAGAAGGTAGTTGAGGAAATTTTGCGGGGCTAG
- a CDS encoding class I SAM-dependent methyltransferase, with product MISQFLDGLVFKIQQKRIRKYLNEQKLTSASVLDLGCGYGWYSQLFDGHYTGIDNDADRLAVARKKYADKNFLEMSADTLAFPGQSFDLVVSFLVLHHLTSDQLEKAIKEVKRVLRPGGRFLVLDLVVPDRLSALVRPLMWLDNAERRKSSQLADLFQKSGFQITEQSEKSRGIFSTAFFATIKS from the coding sequence ATGATTAGCCAATTTCTTGACGGTTTAGTATTTAAAATTCAGCAGAAGCGAATTCGTAAATATTTGAATGAGCAAAAATTAACTTCCGCATCAGTGTTGGATTTGGGCTGCGGTTATGGTTGGTATTCCCAATTGTTTGACGGACATTACACGGGGATTGATAATGACGCTGATCGGTTAGCGGTGGCACGGAAGAAGTATGCGGATAAGAACTTTTTGGAGATGTCGGCTGACACCTTGGCGTTTCCTGGCCAGAGTTTTGATTTGGTTGTTAGTTTTCTGGTTCTGCATCATCTAACGAGCGATCAGCTTGAGAAAGCCATCAAAGAAGTAAAAAGGGTTTTGAGGCCCGGCGGAAGGTTTTTGGTGCTTGATCTAGTGGTTCCAGATAGATTATCGGCTTTGGTCCGACCACTGATGTGGTTGGATAACGCGGAGCGTAGAAAATCTTCGCAGTTAGCTGATCTTTTCCAAAAGTCAGGATTTCAAATCACCGAACAGAGCGAGAAGAGCCGCGGAATTTTCTCCACCGCATTTTTTGCTACAATAAAATCATGA